The following coding sequences lie in one Arachis ipaensis cultivar K30076 chromosome B03, Araip1.1, whole genome shotgun sequence genomic window:
- the LOC107631313 gene encoding polygalacturonase-1 non-catalytic subunit beta codes for MMSPLFLLILLFSSLTVGFSGSSGDQNPFTPKAYALRYWDKAIQNTLPKPSFLTSKASPLTAIQAAKYAKLAATNALTTRLPEFCSAAHLLCFPDITPNLSKRDKSQSFTGYEDGQNFTSYGIGGAGSVNNFKNYSDGFFNPGVNEFRSYSRSSGGGSETFTGYGEDTNVVEEGFNTYGKGSGGGTGEFTQYGTNSNVPTLRFSSYGEATGGRQESFSKYSDDSNAGDQTFSNYGKNSAGAVSEFDSYGNNSNVASSTFGSYGAGGAGQNETFTNYGINMNVPEENFNNYGAGTTGGTQTFTNYRDQANVGDTSFSSYDKGSNQGEATFTNYGHSFNEGTDTFKGYALNSTAGKAGFKEYGVNTTFKEYNKDGVSFSGYTNATTSSAHISGSLAKKWVEPGKFFRESMLKEGTIMPMPDIKDKMPKRSFLPRSILTKLPFSTSELKRIFKASDESSMDKMIKDSMGECTRAPSAGETKRCVGSVEDMIDFATSVLGRDITVRSTENVNGSKKNVMVSKVKGINGGKVTKSVSCHQSLFPYLLYYCHSVPKVRVYEADLLDPNTKAKINHGVAICHLDTTAWSPTHGAFLALGSGPGKIEVCHWIFENDMTWTIAN; via the exons ATGATGAGCCCCCTTTTTCTCCTCATCCTCCTCTTCTCATCCCTCACT GTTGGTTTCTCCGGCAGCAGCGGAGATCAAAATCCGTTCACGCCAAAGGCGTACGCGTTGCGGTACTGGGACAAAGCCATTCAAAACACGCTTCCAAAGCCATCCTTCCTCACCTCCAAGGCCTCACCACTAACCGCCATTCAAGCCGCTAAGTACGCCAAACTCGCCGCCACCAACGCCCTCACCACGCGCCTTCCCGAGTTCTGCTCCGCTGCGCACCTCCTCTGCTTTCCTGACATCACGCCCAATCTCTCCAAGCGAGACAAGAGCCAAAGCTTCACCGGCTACGAAGACGGCCAGAACTTCACCAGCTACGGAATCGGCGGTGCTGGAAGCGTCAACAACTTCAAGAACTATTCCGACGGCTTTTTCAACCCCGGGGTGAACGAGTTCCGCTCCTACAGCCGAAGCTCCGGTGGCGGCAGCGAGACCTTTACGGGTTATGGAGAAGACACAAACGTCGTCGAGGAAGGCTTCAACACCTACGGCAAAGGTTCCGGAGGCGGCACCGGAGAATTCACACAGTACGGAACCAACTCAAACGTCCCAACCCTCCGGTTCTCGTCGTACGGCGAGGCAACCGGCGGCAGGCAAGAAAGTTTCTCCAAGTACAGCGACGACAGCAATGCCGGAGATCAGACGTTCTCGAATTACGGCAAAAACTCTGCGGGAGCCGTGAGCGAGTTCGACAGCTATGGTAACAACTCGAACGTGGCGTCGTCGACCTTTGGTAGCTACGGCGCCGGTGGCGCGGGACAGAACGAGACGTTCACGAACTACGGGATAAACATGAACGTGCCTGAAGAGAATTTCAATAACTATGGGGCTGGAACCACCGGAGGAACTCAAACATTCACGAACTATAGAGATCAGGCGAACGTCGGTGATACCTCGTTTTCTTCGTACGATAAGGGATCGAACCAAGGAGAGGCCACTTTCACCAACTACGGCCACTCCTTCAACGAAGGCACCGATACCTTTAAAGGCTACGCCCTCAACTCTACGGCGGGCAAG GCTGGGTTCAAAGAATACGGTGTGAACACGACCTTCAAGGAGTACAACAAAGACGGTGTCTCCTTCTCCGGCTACACCAACGCCACCACTTCTTCCGCCCACATTAGTGGCAGTCTGGCCAAAAAATGGGTGGAACCAGGCAAATTCTTCCGCGAAAGCATGCTAAAGGAAGGCACTATTATGCCCATGCCAGACATCAAGGACAAGATGCCAAAAAGATCATTCTTGCCCCGCTCCATTTTGACCAAATTACCCTTCTCCACCTCCGAGCTCAAGCGCATCTTCAAGGCCTCCGATGAATCCTCCATGGACAAGATGATAAAAGACTCCATGGGAGAGTGCACCCGAGCTCCCAGCGCGGGGGAGACAAAACGATGCGTTGGATCTGTGGAGGACATGATCGACTTTGCAACTTCCGTTTTGGGGCGTGACATTACCGTTAGAAGCACCGAGAACGTTAACGGGTCAAAGAAGAATGTGATGGTGAGTAAGGTCAAAGGGATCAACGGTGGGAAAGTAACCAAATCTGTTTCTTGCCATCAGAGCTTGTTCCCTTACTTATTGTATTACTGCCACTCGGTTCCTAAGGTTCGGGTTTACGAAGCGGATCTTTTGGACCCGAATACGAAAGCTAAGATTAACCACGGTGTTGCCATCTGTCACTTGGACACCACTGCATGGAGCCCAACCCATGGTGCATTCTTGGCCCTTGGATCGGGTCCTGGTAAGATTGAGGTTTGCCATTGGATCTTTGAGAATGATATGACTTGGACCATTGCTAATTGA